The sequence below is a genomic window from Cobetia sp. cqz5-12.
TATCTGGCCATCACGCGTCCCGGCGCGCCGTTGCTGCTGTTCGTGTGGCTGGCGGCCAGCATGCCCTACAGTTTCTACTTCAGTGCGCTCTATTCCGAGTCCCTTTTCTGGCTGCTGTGTCTGGCGTCATTGATCGACTGGCGCTGTCAGCGCACCGGCCGCGTCATGCTGTGGACCTTCCTGCTGTCGATGACACGCGCCACCGGGGTGTTCTGGGTCATCGCGATGGGGATCGAGCTTGTGGCGCGCCTGCGCCTGCGCGCCTTCGCCGAGCTGTGGCGGCGGTCCGATTGGCTGCTGATCGGCGTGGTAGGACCATTGGGGCTGTTTCTGTTCATGGCGCTTCTTTATCACCGCACGGGCGACGCGCTGGCCTTCAGCCATGTGCAGATTTCCTGGGGCCGTGAGATGGGCAACCCCCTCGCCAACCTCATTGAAGGGCTGAGCTACTGGCAGAGCGTACCGGAGACGCTGCGTCCGGCGTGGCAGGCGAGCATGGCACTGGTCGGTGTCGGTCTGATCGGCTGGCTGGGCCTGCAGCGGCGCTGGCTGGAGATGGGGCTGGCGGGTTTCACGCTTCTCATACCGCTGGCGACCGGGTTGGACGCCATTCCGCGCTACATGATCGGCATGCCGGTGTTCGTGCTGGCCTTGCATGACCTGCTCACTCGTCTGCCACGCACGCTGGCCTGGGGCCTGGTCATGCTGGGCGCGCTCGCTAATCTCTGGCTGGTGGAGAACTGGTATGACACCGTCTTCTGGCTTGTCTGATGCGCTGTATGGCGCGCCACGGCCACGGCGCAGTCAGCGGGGTTGGTGGCTGCTGGCCACCGTCGTGGTGCTGGCCTTCGAACTCACCCTGCTGTGGCTGGCGCGCACGCCCAAGGTCGATGAGCACTACCGGCGTTACTTCATCGAGCATGCCACCACCTGTTATCGGCCGATGGGCGAGGTGCCGGTACTGACGCCGGGTGAGCGCTACCCCATCCGCAAGGGCGAGCCGCTGGGCAATTGCGGCGTGCTGTGGGCCGGTTTCTACTCGCCCAAGCAAGACGTGCCGGTCAGTGCGCGGCTGGCGGAGGTCACGCTGCGCCTGCGGGTCGCGCCCGATGTCTCACCGGCAGGCTCGCAGGCCGTGGTCGTGGCGCTTGAGCTGTCACGCTTTCCGGATTCGGCCGCCGCACAGCCGGTGGAAGTCATGATCGGGGAGCAGACCGTCACGCGTTGGCCAGTGGGCGGCCGTTATGAGCGCTTCGAGGTCGAGGTGCCCGCCGCGCTGATCGCAAGCGATGGCAGCTTCAGCCTGACCCTCAAGGGGCCGCCGCCCATCGCGCCACGCGATGCGGGTCTGGATGCCAACAAGTTTCCCGTGGGCCTGCGCCTGGACGCGCTGACGCTGCGCTCGCCGCTGGGACTGACGCCCGCTCGAGCGCAGCCCTGAATGGATGAATGGCCTGGCAGGCACGCTGCTTCAGCGGCAAGAGCACTGACGTGACGCCAATAGTCAGGTAAATTGTGCGCGCGTGAATACCCAATGATCCGTTCGGCCGAGTGCCTGTGCGTCCCCGGCGCACGCCTCGTGCCCTATAACGATAAAGCACCCGGTAGTCTGCTGACTGCCATGCAAGGGCTGCTCAAGGAGTTGTCGTGGAATTTTTGAATGCCATTCCCATGGATACCAGTCAGCTGTTCGAGATAGGGCTGCAATGGGGCGGAACCCTGCTGTCGGCGCTGGCTGTGCTGGTCTTCGGCATGTGGGTCGCCAAGCGTCTGACCCAGTGGGCGACCTCGCTGCTGCACCGCAAGAGCATGGACGAGGCGGCGGCCGGTTTCGTCGGTCAGATCGCCTACGCCATTCTGGTCGTCATGGTGCTGCTCACCGCCCTGGACCAGCTCGGTGTGGATACCACCTCCATGATCGCTGCGCTGGGTGCGGCGGGTCTGGCGATCGGTCTGGCGCTGCAGAGCTCGCTGTCCAATCTGGCCTCCGGCTTCCTGCTGGTCACGCTGCGTCCGTTCAAGAAGGGCGATTACGTCGAAGCCGCCGGGACCTCCGGTAGTGTCGATCAGATCACCATGCTGCAGACCCGCCTGGTGACGCCGGACAATCGCAAGGTCACCGTGCCGAACTCCAGCGTCATGTCCAACACCATCACCAACTACTCGGCGCTGCCGACGCGTCGTCTGGACCTGGTCGTCGGTGTCAGCTATGACGACGACATCCGTCAGGTCAAGGCGGTGCTCGAGGAGCTGGTCGCCGGTGACGAGCGCATCATGAAGGAGCCGTCCTACCTGATCGCCGTGGCGGAACTGGCCGACAGCTCGGTCAACTTCAACTTCCGCATGTGGTGCAAGGCCTCCGACTACTGGGCGCTGAAGTGGGACATGACCGAACGCATCAAGCTGACCTTCGATGAGCGCGGCATCAGCATTCCCTATCCGCAGCGCGATGTGCACTTCCATCAGGCCAGCACGCCGGCCGAGTAACTTACGCATCACGTATGCAGGTCGACAACGCCACCCTTGGGTGGCGTTTTTCATGGGCTTTCGTCGGGGCATTCCATCGCGCCCCGAGTCAGGTACTCTCGACGTCATCCGTCCTGCGTGTCGTTCTGATCGGGAGTCCAGTGCATGACAAGGTCGCAGTCGTTGTCCCAAGCGTGTGATGCCGCTGATGTCAGGCGACGTCAGGCATGGCGCATTCTGCTTGCCAGTCTCGTAGTGATCGGCCTCGGGCTTGTGCCATTGATCGCCACGCACGCGCTGTATCTGGATGACATGAGTCGTGCGCTGGATGGCTATTTCGGCTGGATGCTCAATGCGCGCCCGGCCGCCGAGGGCATCATGCGCCTGCTGGGCTTCGGCGATGTGCTGGTCAATATCGCGCCCTTGCCGCAACTGGCAGCCTGGGGGCTGGCGGCGGGCATGGCGCTGGCCTGGTGGCGATGGCTGCCGGGGCTTTCGCTGGTGGGCTGCGTAGCGGGCAATGCGCTGATCTGGCTGACGCCCTTCACCCTGCAGAATTTCAGCTATGTCTTCGACAGCCTGCCGATGAGCGTGGCGCTGGCCAGTGCCATACTGGCCAGTCTCGTGTTGCGTCCTGGCGGGAAAAGCGGGGTAGAGGGAGAGCCAGCCGGAGGGATAAGCGAAGGGCGAGGCCCATGGCCAGTCTGGCAGCCACCGCTGAGCGCCTTGCTGCTGTTGTTGCTGGCGCTGTGCTGCTATCAACCGGCCCTGAATGCCTTTCTGGTGCTGAGCCTGCTCGAAGCCCTGTTCGCGGGTGCTGCCAGCACGTCGCTGTGGTCGCGCTGGCGGATGCTGTTGCAGCGTGGGACGCTGGCCTTCGTCGCCTTGCTGCTCTATCTGCCCATCACGCGCCTGCTGGTGGCGGGCGAATACAGTCAGCAGCATGGCCAGATGCTGCCCTTCGCTGACCCTCAGGCCTTGCTGGCGGGACTCGAGCACAACCTGACTGTGGTGCTGGGCGCGCTGCGTGAGGGGCTGGGGCAGGTCACGCTGCTGCTCAGTCTGTTACTGCTGGTCGGGGTGGCGCTGTTGCGACTCCTGCCTCGTGGCGCGCCTGTGCGTCAGGTAGAAGCCGCTGGCGCACCCGAGGGCAGGTCTCGCTCGACGCGCCAGCTATCCCTGCAGCGCATGAGCTGGGCCCTGTGGGCGCTGCTGCTGGTTCCTGCTCTGTGGGGGCCGATGCTGTTGCTGGCCGAGCCGGTATTTCATTCGCGCACCCTGATCGCCTGGGGGCCGCTGCTGGGTGGCGCCCTGATGCTGGCTCAGAGTACGAGTGAGAGTGTGAGTGCGAGCACGGAAGCAAGCGCAACGCAGAGCATGACTGAAGCGGCCGACACGCAGCGCAAGACACCTGTCCGGCGGCGTCTGACGCAGTGCCCTTTGAAGCAGTGTCTGTTGATCGTCGCCGGCCTGTTGCTGGTGCGCCATGTGGTGATCTTCGCCGCCTGGAGCAATGCGCTGGCCGCCCAGCAGGCTCATGAAACGCAGCTGGCTCGCACGCTGGTGGCTCAGGCGCGGGAGCAGGGCCTGCCGCTGGACTCGCCCCGCGACGCCGAGCGCTATCAGTCGCGCGATGCCTTGCCGGTACTGGTGCTGGGCGAGGCGCCAGTGGCGCCGCTGGCGCGAGTCGCCCGCCAGCAGGTGGCGGCTGTGGGCCAGAATCTGGTCGCCGCCTTCACGCCCGACAACTACTGGGCCGTGGTACGGCTGCGCCTGGCAGGCGCCAGCGCGGTGACCTTGCTGCGCGACGAGGCGCTCAAGGCACGCCTGCGAGCGCATTCGTCTTGTGCGCCGAGCGATGCTGTCAGTCAGTCCTCCGATCAGCCCACCAGTCAGCCTACCGGTCAGTCCTCAGCCCCTTCATCCGTTCAATCTCAAGCTCTGTCGCAAGTGCAGTCTCAAGTGCAATCGCCAGCGCTGTCACTGCAAGAGGGCGTCTGGGTGATCGATTTTCGCAAGCCTCGCCAATGTGATCAGGCCATATGAGAAAGCCATGACAGCGTGAGTCAGTGAGGACCAGTTGCCATGAACGACAACGCCGCCCCGAGGGGCGGCGTTGTCGTATTCCCGATATGAACGGCAATACAGGCGTCAACAGTGTCTTGTCACACCTCGATCAGGCGTGGTTCTCGACCTTGTCGAATTCCGTGGTGATGTCATCAGCCGGTGCTGCGCTCATGATGCTGACCACGTAGATGGCGATGTAGGCGAAGATGACGCCCGGCACGATCTCGTAGAGATCGAAGATGCCACCGGACAGCTGCTTCCAGACCACCACGGTCACGCCACCGACGATGATGCCGGCCAGCGCGCCGAAGCGGTTCATGCGACGCCAGTACAGCGACATGATCAGAGCGGGGCCGAAGGCGGCACCGAAGCCGGCCCAGGCGTAGGACACCAGACCCAGCACGCTGGAGTTCGGGTCAAGCGCCAGGATCCAGGCGATGATGGCGATACCGACCACCGCGAAGCGACCGACCCACACCAGCTCGGACTGGGTCGCATCCTTCTTGAACAGCGCCTTGTAGAAGTCATCGGCCAGCGCAGAGGACGACACCAGCAGCTGGGAGTCAGCGGTGGACATCACGGCAGCCAGGATGGCGGCCAGCAGCACGCCGGCAACCGCCGGGTGGAAGATGAAGTTCACCATGACCATGAAGATCTTCTCGCTGTCGGCCAGGTCCTTCGGCACGTAGACGAGACCCAGCAGGCCGATGCAGATGGCCGCGAACAGACCCAGTGCGGACCAGACGACGGCGATGGTGCGTGCGGTACCGACGTCCTTCTCGCTGCGGATGGCCGCGAAGCGCGCCAGGATGTGCGGCTGACCGAAGTAGCCCAGACCCCAGGCCAGTGAAGAGATGATGCCGACCAGCGTCAGCGCTTCGCCGGTGGAGGCGTCACGGAACCATTCCAGCAGCAGCGGGTTCTCGGCGGTGATGCGCGAGGTCGCTTCTGCCACGCCACCCATGTCGGTGAGTGCCACGATGGGCACCACGATCAGGGCAGCGGCCATCATCAGGCCCTGGATGAGGTCAGTCCATGACACGGCGAGGAAGCCGCCGAAGAAGGTGTAGGACACGATGGCGATGGTACCGACGGTCACGGCGATGGTGTAGTCGAGGCCGAAGACGGTCTCGAACAGCTTGCCACCTGCCACCAGACCGGAGCTGGTGTAGAAGAGGAAGAACAGCAGGATGAAGACGGCCGAGATGACGCGCAACATCTTGGAGTTGTCACGGAAGCGTTTCTCGAAGTAATCCGGCAGCGTCAGCGAGTCGCTGGCGATGAAGCTGTAGATACGCAGGCGCTTGGCGACGATCAGCCAGTTGAGCCAGGTACCGGCCAGCAGACCGATGCCGATCCAGGCAGCGGACAGGCCGCTGAGGTAGGCAGCGCCGGGCAGACCCAGCAGCAACCAGCCGGACATGTCAGACGCACCGGCGGAGATGGCGGACGTCCAGGGGCCCAATGAGCGGCCACCCAGGATGTAATCCGACATGTTGGAGGTGCGCTTGTAGGCCAGCAGGCCAATGCCGAGCATCACCGCCAGATAGATAGCGAACGTGATGAGTATGGTGGGGCTGTTATCGACCATCGTGGAGTAAATCCTTTGCATTTATTGTTGTCGGACGGCGAGCGTCGTGATGATTCACTGCCAGTGACGGTTCCTGTCAGACCGTCGCCGGGAGTCCTGCGTCATGCATCGAACGTCCTTCGAGGGCCATGTCGCGGCGGCTCTCGCAAGTTCCTGCCAATCTTGTACGTTCAGACTAGCGCATAAACGAATCTTCTGACGTTCATCCGTCCCCGCATATTGCCGTCGAGTCAAAAGGAAAAACGGCAACGGACACCGCAGGGCACGAGCATGAGGGGCCAGTCGCTGGCGATTCATGTCCGTGGGCGTCCCTGTCGGTGTCCGGGGCAGACGACGGCTTGCTCGCCGTCATCCACTGGGCATCGTCCTGATGCCCTGTCACCTGGCTACCTCATGCACGTCCAGCATGCAGTCTTCCGCCAGGCATGACCTCTGCTGCTGCCGCGAGAGCAGGTAGCGTCGGTCATTCGTCGCCCATGGCGAGAAGAGACGCGTTGCCGCCGAGAGCCGTGGTGTTGACGGTACGGGTCTTCTCGGTAGCGAAGCGGTGCAGGTAGTGCGGGCCGCCGGCTTTCGGGCCAGTACCAGAGAAGCCCTGACCACCAAACGGCTGTACACCCACCACAGCACCGATGATATTCCTGTTGACGTAGACATTACCAACACGAATTTTCTGTGCAAC
It includes:
- the putP gene encoding sodium/proline symporter PutP — encoded protein: MVDNSPTILITFAIYLAVMLGIGLLAYKRTSNMSDYILGGRSLGPWTSAISAGASDMSGWLLLGLPGAAYLSGLSAAWIGIGLLAGTWLNWLIVAKRLRIYSFIASDSLTLPDYFEKRFRDNSKMLRVISAVFILLFFLFYTSSGLVAGGKLFETVFGLDYTIAVTVGTIAIVSYTFFGGFLAVSWTDLIQGLMMAAALIVVPIVALTDMGGVAEATSRITAENPLLLEWFRDASTGEALTLVGIISSLAWGLGYFGQPHILARFAAIRSEKDVGTARTIAVVWSALGLFAAICIGLLGLVYVPKDLADSEKIFMVMVNFIFHPAVAGVLLAAILAAVMSTADSQLLVSSSALADDFYKALFKKDATQSELVWVGRFAVVGIAIIAWILALDPNSSVLGLVSYAWAGFGAAFGPALIMSLYWRRMNRFGALAGIIVGGVTVVVWKQLSGGIFDLYEIVPGVIFAYIAIYVVSIMSAAPADDITTEFDKVENHA
- a CDS encoding mechanosensitive ion channel family protein, with amino-acid sequence MEFLNAIPMDTSQLFEIGLQWGGTLLSALAVLVFGMWVAKRLTQWATSLLHRKSMDEAAAGFVGQIAYAILVVMVLLTALDQLGVDTTSMIAALGAAGLAIGLALQSSLSNLASGFLLVTLRPFKKGDYVEAAGTSGSVDQITMLQTRLVTPDNRKVTVPNSSVMSNTITNYSALPTRRLDLVVGVSYDDDIRQVKAVLEELVAGDERIMKEPSYLIAVAELADSSVNFNFRMWCKASDYWALKWDMTERIKLTFDERGISIPYPQRDVHFHQASTPAE
- a CDS encoding glucosyltransferase domain-containing protein, translated to MTRSQSLSQACDAADVRRRQAWRILLASLVVIGLGLVPLIATHALYLDDMSRALDGYFGWMLNARPAAEGIMRLLGFGDVLVNIAPLPQLAAWGLAAGMALAWWRWLPGLSLVGCVAGNALIWLTPFTLQNFSYVFDSLPMSVALASAILASLVLRPGGKSGVEGEPAGGISEGRGPWPVWQPPLSALLLLLLALCCYQPALNAFLVLSLLEALFAGAASTSLWSRWRMLLQRGTLAFVALLLYLPITRLLVAGEYSQQHGQMLPFADPQALLAGLEHNLTVVLGALREGLGQVTLLLSLLLLVGVALLRLLPRGAPVRQVEAAGAPEGRSRSTRQLSLQRMSWALWALLLVPALWGPMLLLAEPVFHSRTLIAWGPLLGGALMLAQSTSESVSASTEASATQSMTEAADTQRKTPVRRRLTQCPLKQCLLIVAGLLLVRHVVIFAAWSNALAAQQAHETQLARTLVAQAREQGLPLDSPRDAERYQSRDALPVLVLGEAPVAPLARVARQQVAAVGQNLVAAFTPDNYWAVVRLRLAGASAVTLLRDEALKARLRAHSSCAPSDAVSQSSDQPTSQPTGQSSAPSSVQSQALSQVQSQVQSPALSLQEGVWVIDFRKPRQCDQAI